The genomic region AAATGGTGATCAATCTCTTGATCTTCTTGTAAAGGCTGGTAAACTAACTGCTGGCTCCTTTATATGAGAGCTAACCTGGTCATgctcaaaatttctttaaaaggGAGATAATTACCTCTTATGACTTAAACTTTAAACTTGGGTTATCCATTAAAAGAAACTTGTTTGCATCTTTTTCCTTAGCTTGTTAATATGGAATTACTTTCAATTGCTTATTCCTTAAAGTTGAGTGTATGTCATGTGtgcgagagagagagagagagagagagagagagagagaagcaAATTCTCTTGTCTTTCATCATATTGTTCAGTTAGTCATAATGCTCCAACAAATTTATAAGGCTGGAAACAAAGGATAATTTACAATTCCAAAGCTCTACAGGTGATATGATGTTGGAATAAAGTTGCCATTCTCTATTCCTCGAATAATCAATGGGCTCCCAAatgattttcaacaaaaaactTTACATAATCGTGGGACATGCCAAATAAATAAGGGGATTTTACATGAACATTGAACTTTAACTCCCCATTCTTGCAACTTCGAAGTCGATTTTCAATTTCCAGGAGCACCATTTATAGAGCAGAAACCTGATAAACTTTGCCTAGTTGGAAGGAAAATAGGCCATATGTATTGAAATCGTGGTGACATTAGCATGCATTTGTACGCACAAGGCTATTCCAGGATTTCCGATGGCCAGAGCCGCTTCCATGTAGTAATCTCCTCCTCACTGCTAAGTTTTCTGATTCCCCCATAAAATCCATCTGCCTCATTTCCCTCCTCTCGATGGTCTTTCCTATTCATTGATGTGCGTCTCCACCTTGAGCCAGGGGTGTAATGATTGAACTCTAACACCACTGTGTCTGTAAGCATCACTTGGATGTTAGAACCGGGCAATAACACTCGACCATCAATTATGATGCAGGATTTAACACTGTATGTTCAACTGAATAGCAATAATTAAAGCTTTTATCTGAATACCATTACAGGAATACACTGCCTGTGAGAACCACATCTTTCATTTTTCCAGTTAGTTCCACCATAAATACTGAAAGTAAAGAATGAATCAAGAAAATTTCTGGAAATCTCAAAACTGCGATATACAATTATGCATGAAACAAATTatccaaaagaataaaaaagataatggACAACACAAATCAACTTCGTCTTTTGAAAAAAGATGTAGCTTTTGGACTGCAATGAATGAAGGCCTTTACCCTGtctaaaattgacttcaaaCAAGTGCACAATCATAAAAGCTAGAAGCTTTTACAATTATACAGAGGCATTTTTGTCTGCTTAAAGTATATTTATCTATTAATTGCAACAAATGTGCTGTTTCTGCTTTCTCAAGTTGCAAATGATTACCCAACGAgatcctttctttcttttgtggTGTTGGAGAGAGGATAAGGGAATTAGTGCTGATGTAAGTTGACTAGTGGGCATTTGAGCTCTGTTGGTTTTGTGAACTTGTGATAAAAGAcagaaaataaatgaaaactaAGAAGTGTAGACCAACCTTTGCAGCCCCACATAGCCGAAAGATTCCAAATAAGCAAACAAACAGAGTCCATAGGAAACACAGGGTTCTTTCAGTGTGGTTGGCCATAAATATTCTGCTGAGACAGAAGTTATCACAATGCTGGTGGAAATTATGACATGCTGACAGTGATTTGTCTTGGGGACCAACCCAACAGCACAACCTATGGCCCATGTATTGGAAAAATGAGATTCATGATAACGACCTATCCTAAACTGCGTGTCCTCCATGAAAGTTAACTTTATATTCATCTCATCCACAATTTGTTCATGTCTtattttaagaatattaaacCTAAATAGCCAAATTTGAAACTCCCTTggtccttctctctctctctctcggttaatttcttcaaaacaaGGGTGGATTTTTCCCTCTTGTATTGTCAGCTTAGATTCATATGCCCCCTGGAGTAATTTAGAAGGCGGATAAAATGGGATGCTTGCAGTATGAAAGCAATATCTCCAGAGACAATTAGTTGTTAGATTCCCATTTTTTCTAGGCAATCCTATGGAATATCATAGAGTGCCatttcaaagaagaaaagatgagATCAACTTACCACTATTATGACAACGGCAGTAATTTTCATTCCCATCACATGACTCCAAGTGACCAACCACACCATACCACCAACCTGCAACATATATGGTAATCTTATCAGCAATAAAAtcattataaaatgattaatataaattatttaatattcaCCTGATGGCATACCCATTACATTAAACTATTTGCAGAAAAATGATATCAACAATACTTGATTAAGAATTCCTTCTATAAAAAGTTGCCTGCTGCTTAATTCTTGTACTATAGTTAAAAGCTTTCCTCAACCCATCAGAGAAGTTGAGAtgatacttttcaaaaaagggaaaaagagtTGAGATGATATTCGGTGTAACCAGCTTTTTGTGACAGTCAATAATGGTATCACTAAGGTTGAACAGGTCTTCTTCAATGGAAACTTGACTAGCTATTTTTATGctttagattttaaaaaagaacaaatttaatatatatgcGAACTCATCTTTCTGAACACTGCACTAGATCTTTCTTGAAAGTACGAAAcgctgctttttttttttttttctttcatcttaAACCAACCTAAAATTCCTCAGGAAAATTTTGGAAGTGAATTTAACAAGCCCCCACGGGATAGCATTCCAAGTAACTTTAgagtaaaacaaaacaaaacaaaacttaTGAAATACTTCAAGAAATTGATATGAAGAGCTAACCATAAGGGAATTCTTTGTTTCTTCTCCATTGAATCTCAATGTTATCACCTGGGCGTAGCTCATTCAAACAATAAGAAATATGAAGATCATGTGGTGAAGTATCAATAGGTGGTGCTCTTAGCCTTTCCCACGGCACACAATTCTCTATGGCCACGGCCCTCCTTCCATGTGGAGGGTACCTAAAATGATCAAACCAATCTAATGTCAATCACCAGATTAATATCCAAGCATTAGGCCTATTTTGATCCGCTGGAGTAGAACCTAATTTCATCTTCCAGGACACAGTATGAGAAAGTTTCAAAACCAAAATACCACCATCAAAATTATGTTCATCTCCCATATTACCTGGCTTGGAAAGTCTCAGTACGGGGATCATAACTGAGTTCCGCATCATAGCATGACAACATAAAGCCGACATGGCCATTCTGCAAAACAGCAGGACAAAGAATTTcgaatcaaaacaaaattaggAAAAACAGCATAGAATCTGCTGATTAAATTGGAACTAGCATAAATGTATAGCTGATTTAACAGCTGGCAATTTGGAGTTTCAGAATCAATACCTCACGATTATAGACCTGAGCAGGGAACCAGAATCTGCCAGTTTCAAGAGCAAGATACCAAGACATGATTGAATCATCTGGCAAAGAACTCTGCCTACTACTATCATCAACCTTTGATTTAATCCACCAAAATGGCctaataattgataaaatcCTCATCAAACCTTTTGGCTTCCCTTGTTTTACATGACTTGAATCCTTTCTTGAAGCAATATGCCATTGCCACTCTCTATAGGCCGCAGGACCAATAACTCTACCCCACTTTTTTTTCATATGCTTTTCCCAGAAATGATCACTAATACACCTACTTCTCAAAGAGCTGCAAACACCTGCCATACTACAGAGACCAGCAGGTGGTAGCTTTTCAAGAATGCATTCTAAGACCAATTCTGGTAAGTCCAAAACTGACATCACCCCTTCTTCAACCTCCTCAAAGTTATCAACTTTTGAAGTAAAAGATATCTTTTTTAGAGACATTTTGGAAGGGATTGTGGTAAAATAACTAAGACTAAGACTATTTTTTATCGACTTGGAAATGGAAAAAAAGGGTACTTCTTTCCAGAACCAGAGAGACAATAATCTCATCTCAGTTGCCCACGGTGGGAGTGGTTTCAAAGTTAAGGACTTCAAAAAGAAGATGAAGGGAAAACAAGTGATGAAGAAGTAAAGTAGCATTccaaaatatagaaaaaaggTGAATTCTTTTTATGGGTCCAAATTCAATTTATCTAaggcaaaaaggaaaaaaaaaaatcaatggaAGAACCCAATTGTCTCTCCCATTCTCTCACCCTTCCCTTCAAAAACAAAGTGGGATCTTCAACACAACAGGAGGAATACCCAACTTCGATGAAAAACAAAGGGGGTTTTGTTGGTTAATATGAAAGCCCACCAAACCCCAGAGGTGGGCCTCCCTTGTCAAGGTCTTATCAGAATAAAGATTAGTaatataagaagaaaaaaaattttctgtttcttttttaacaaagtttgataacaaaaaattacCTCAACCAATCCAAAGGCCTAAAAGAAAGCTAACAAAGCTTCCTCCTTCCTTTATTTTCCACAAGAAAAGAACTCAACCGTACAGACAGCCTAAACAGCTGTCATGTAATAAGAATGAGGTTTAGTGGACGCACCCAGAAACAGGTAGATGAAGGAAGATGGTGGTGGGGTTACTGAGATCTGATATGGGTTTGTGACACCTGGAAATTCTCCCCCCAAAGAATATTTATTGAAGATAACAAGTCTAGATACAAAGACCCATATCCATATGATCTCTGGAAAACCTTTCCTTTGTTTAtgtacaaaacaaaaacataaacattaaaaaaccttttctttttcttttgaagatAATAAGgtgagaaagaaaacaaacaacaaATCTGGGTTAGTTGGGATTGAAAGAAAAGACACCCGAACCAAAGGAAAGAgattgagaaa from Theobroma cacao cultivar B97-61/B2 chromosome 9, Criollo_cocoa_genome_V2, whole genome shotgun sequence harbors:
- the LOC18589962 gene encoding F-box protein At2g32560 isoform X1 codes for the protein MLLYFFITCFPFIFFLKSLTLKPLPPWATEMRLLSLWFWKEVPFFSISKSIKNSLSLSYFTTIPSKMSLKKISFTSKVDNFEEVEEGVMSVLDLPELVLECILEKLPPAGLCSMAGVCSSLRSRCISDHFWEKHMKKKWGRVIGPAAYREWQWHIASRKDSSHVKQGKPKGLMRILSIIRPFWWIKSKVDDSSRQSSLPDDSIMSWYLALETGRFWFPAQVYNRENGHVGFMLSCYDAELSYDPRTETFQARYPPHGRRAVAIENCVPWERLRAPPIDTSPHDLHISYCLNELRPGDNIEIQWRRNKEFPYGWWYGVVGHLESCDGNENYCRCHNSDTVVLEFNHYTPGSRWRRTSMNRKDHREEGNEADGFYGGIRKLSSEEEITTWKRLWPSEILE
- the LOC18589962 gene encoding F-box protein At2g32560 isoform X2 codes for the protein MLLYFFITCFPFIFFLKSLTLKPLPPWATEMRLLSLWFWKEVPFFSISKSIKNSLSLSYFTTIPSKMSLKKISFTSKVDNFEEVEEGVMSVLDLPELVLECILEKLPPAGLCSMAGVCSSLRSRCISDHFWEKHMKKKWGRVIGPAAYREWQWHIASRKDSSHVKQGKPKGLMRILSIIRPFWWIKSKVDDSSRQSSLPDDSIMSWYLALETGRFWFPAQVYNRENGHVGFMLSCYDAELSYDPRTETFQARYPPHGRRAVAIENCVPWERLRAPPIDTSPHDLHISYCLNELRPGDNIEIQWRRNKEFPYGWWYGVVGHLESCDGNENYCRCHNSEYLWPTTLKEPCVSYGLCLFAYLESFGYVGLQSIYGGTNWKNERCGSHRQCIPVMTQWC
- the LOC18589962 gene encoding F-box protein At2g32560 isoform X3; this encodes MLLYFFITCFPFIFFLKSLTLKPLPPWATEMRLLSLWFWKEVPFFSISKSIKNSLSLSYFTTIPSKMSLKKISFTSKVDNFEEVEEGVMSVLDLPELVLECILEKLPPAGLCSMAGVCSSLRSRCISDHFWEKHMKKKWGRVIGPAAYREWQWHIASRKDSSHVKQGKPKGLMRILSIIRPFWWIKSKVDDSSRQSSLPDDSIMSWYLALETGRFWFPAQVYNRENGHVGFMLSCYDAELSYDPRTETFQARYPPHGRRAVAIENCVPWERLRAPPIDTSPHDLHISYCLNELRPGDNIEIQWRRNKEFPYGWWYGVVGHLESCDGNENYCRCHNSVFMVELTGKMKDVVLTGSVFL